The Anopheles moucheti chromosome 3, idAnoMoucSN_F20_07, whole genome shotgun sequence genome contains the following window.
TGaattttattgtatgttaATGATGCCGAACAAGGCATGCTCGTGGCACGACCGTAACGCGCTACTTCAGATTTGCTTTGCTGTTTGTGCTGCTAACAACTCACCCGCTCGTCACCTACCCGATGATGCGTTCCGTCGCCCACAGGCCCATGTGAGCGAAGATCCGCAATCATCACCTCCCGTCTGTCGCCAACGGCAGATTGATTGCTAGGGGTAGAAAGTGAAGGTTCTTTTCCCTCGTTCTCGGTttgattcattcataaaactcGCGTACGAAGGTGGATGAGTGAAACATGTTGTCAATTTGATTTTCAACGCGCTTCGATGGAGCCCGTGGTATGGGAGGGATCATCCGGTAAATGATGGTGCCGATCGCTGATGTATAATCTCGAACGATGGGTAACGATCGATAAATAAACAATCGGGAGCCGAACAAAACGATTGCCAATCTCGGGCGTGAGAACTTGGCGGGTTTCGAAGCGTGAGTTGAAAAGAATGCACAAAAGCAGAAGTGTTTTATTGCTAATTGAAAGATGATAGATGGCGCCCAACGAAGCTAGATGCTGTAATAAATAGGTGATTGAAGTTAGTTTACACTTCAGGTTTGGTGTATTTAGTTGCTCCAGCCACTACTCGCTCGATGATCACACGCAGCTAGGCGCGAAGAAACCGTGAATTACGTGAAATGATATGACAACACAAACGAGCGACTGGCATTGCCTTTTCGACATTGACCCATTTATCACCTTTTAAGTAGAACGACGACCATTGACGCCGTGTGATGGGTCAATAAAATTCAGCAGAATTCCTTGCGGAAGATGATGTAGTATTGTTGTACAGAATAAGAATAAATTCCTCAGAATATTTCCAACGTCCAGTGTGTTGGCATGAGTCAAGGAACCGCGGGGAACTCCATTTGTATGATTGACCGGATGTGGAAAGAAGACGCAATCTGATTCATCTCCAAGACGGGGCTACACTTGAAATAGAATCACTTTACAATTATCGCAAAAGCATGCATAACACTCGTCGCACTGGGTTACCTCATCTGGCAAAAGCGATGGGAAAATCATTTTACGCCCGAAGCCGTCACTACGAACCGAGACAAATGGCACCTACGGTTTGGCCATTTATTTGATTGATGGAGCGGttgatttattaaattaaagttaGTTATTACACAAATAATGGATTTCCCTGGGAAGGCTGCTCCTCACACTAATGAACGATTGAagttattgtatttttatgtCTCTTTTTCTTCTAGATTCTCCATCCGCTGACGTGCTAACGGTAAGATCCGTCGATCTTTGCATTGAAGAGAATGGCAAGGATCACCACACCATGCGATATGAGTTGATGAGCCGGGACGAGTATAGTGGCAAGATACCGAAGCTAGTCGTACGCCGTGGACAACCGTTCCGGTTGCGTTTGGTATGCGATCGACCGTACGATCGAAGTCGGGACGCGTTGAGTTTAATTTTTACCGTAGCCGATGAGGACCAGCCAACGCACGGACATGCGACGCTGGTCGGTATTCCGGTGAATCAATTTCCCGAGCAGCTGAGTGAACCGCAGGAGTGGGGTGCAGCAATCGAGGCAATCCATGGAGATCTGCTGGAGATTTTGGTCAAACCCGCTGCAACGGCTCCAATCGGCCAGTGGAAGTTGGACATCGATACAAAGCTGCTTAGCGATGCGTTCGGTAAAAGTTATTCGCTTCCCCAGGCGTTCTACGTACTCTTTAATCCCTGGTGCCCCGATGATCTGGTGTACATGGAAGGTGTGTAATAGCTGAGGTAGTTTCGGATCAGTGTGCACGAATAACAGAGTGTTTTACTTTACAGAGAAAGCACACCGCCACGAGTACGTGATGAGTGACACGACTCTCATCTATCGTGGATCGTACAACCGATTGCGTCCTTCGGTGTGGAAGTTTGGCCAGTTTGAAAAACACATCCTGGACTGCTCGCTGCTGTTGATCACGAAAATCGGCAAGGTTAGTGCTACACACCGTGGCGATCCGGTTCGAGTGTGTCGTGCCATTTCGGCCGCCGTCAACTCACCGGACGACGATGGAGCACTGCTGGGAAACTGGAGTACAGACTACTCGGGAGGAACTCCCCCAACGAAGTGGGTTGGTTCGGTGGAGATTATGCAACAATTCTACAAGAAGCAGAAACCGGTCAAGTTTGCCCAATGCTGGGTATTTGCCGGCGTTGTATCGACGAGTAAGATTGTGGCGAGCGCCAGCGTGTAGAAACAgcattattaatttgtttcaatCTTGACAGTTGCTCGGGCAATTGGAATACCGTCCCGGGTGGTGACGAACTACTCTTCAGCGCACGACACGCAAGCCTCACTGACGGTGGATTACTTCGTAGACAAGAGTGGCAAAATTATGGAAGAAATGAATGCCGACTCGATCTGGAACTATCACGTGTGGAACGAGGTGTGGATGCAACGACCAGATCTGGGCATCAGCTCGGACGGGGACTACGGTGGATGGCAAGCGATCGATGCAACTCCGCAAGAATCGTCGGACGGAATGTACCGCTGCGGTCCGGCATCCGTACTGGCCGTGAAGTTGGGCGAGGTGCTGAAACCGTACGACAATAATTTCCTCTTCGCGGAGGTTAATGCCGACAAGGTGTTCTGGAGATATACGGGACCACAGCACCCGCTAAAGCTGCTGCGGAAAGATG
Protein-coding sequences here:
- the LOC128305797 gene encoding annulin-like isoform X1 produces the protein MGSKLSTFWRANCCDCSACVQGSAKERDCSSRGNPLANRPIEFWGMADKTDSPSADVLTVRSVDLCIEENGKDHHTMRYELMSRDEYSGKIPKLVVRRGQPFRLRLVCDRPYDRSRDALSLIFTVADEDQPTHGHATLVGIPVNQFPEQLSEPQEWGAAIEAIHGDLLEILVKPAATAPIGQWKLDIDTKLLSDAFGKSYSLPQAFYVLFNPWCPDDLVYMEEKAHRHEYVMSDTTLIYRGSYNRLRPSVWKFGQFEKHILDCSLLLITKIGKVSATHRGDPVRVCRAISAAVNSPDDDGALLGNWSTDYSGGTPPTKWVGSVEIMQQFYKKQKPVKFAQCWVFAGVVSTIARAIGIPSRVVTNYSSAHDTQASLTVDYFVDKSGKIMEEMNADSIWNYHVWNEVWMQRPDLGISSDGDYGGWQAIDATPQESSDGMYRCGPASVLAVKLGEVLKPYDNNFLFAEVNADKVFWRYTGPQHPLKLLRKDVLGIGLFISTKAVGRWEREDITASYKFAEKSEKERATMLKALKQANSYFSRYYLNEEFNEVYFNFELRDDIKIGEPFSVILHVKNRSSENRHVAEGSLHVDSVLYTGKDRDSVKVDTFSVTLEPGTEEFIRMVVEFQEYYRKLRDQAAFNISCMATVLDTEFEFYAQDDFRVRKPDIKISLLGKPISQAPVEVQFTLENPLPIPLRKGVFHVEGSGIGKPLLFKHPEIAPGEKVSNTFTMTPPYSGRMTLAAKFTSKELDDVDGFLAFIAHPRPEDIIMEVEDNAIIARTDVID
- the LOC128305797 gene encoding annulin-like isoform X2 produces the protein MSYLYDYVERYLPTSWRRKRIRRPIIWSSPEYSPSADVLTVRSVDLCIEENGKDHHTMRYELMSRDEYSGKIPKLVVRRGQPFRLRLVCDRPYDRSRDALSLIFTVADEDQPTHGHATLVGIPVNQFPEQLSEPQEWGAAIEAIHGDLLEILVKPAATAPIGQWKLDIDTKLLSDAFGKSYSLPQAFYVLFNPWCPDDLVYMEEKAHRHEYVMSDTTLIYRGSYNRLRPSVWKFGQFEKHILDCSLLLITKIGKVSATHRGDPVRVCRAISAAVNSPDDDGALLGNWSTDYSGGTPPTKWVGSVEIMQQFYKKQKPVKFAQCWVFAGVVSTIARAIGIPSRVVTNYSSAHDTQASLTVDYFVDKSGKIMEEMNADSIWNYHVWNEVWMQRPDLGISSDGDYGGWQAIDATPQESSDGMYRCGPASVLAVKLGEVLKPYDNNFLFAEVNADKVFWRYTGPQHPLKLLRKDVLGIGLFISTKAVGRWEREDITASYKFAEKSEKERATMLKALKQANSYFSRYYLNEEFNEVYFNFELRDDIKIGEPFSVILHVKNRSSENRHVAEGSLHVDSVLYTGKDRDSVKVDTFSVTLEPGTEEFIRMVVEFQEYYRKLRDQAAFNISCMATVLDTEFEFYAQDDFRVRKPDIKISLLGKPISQAPVEVQFTLENPLPIPLRKGVFHVEGSGIGKPLLFKHPEIAPGEKVSNTFTMTPPYSGRMTLAAKFTSKELDDVDGFLAFIAHPRPEDIIMEVEDNAIIARTDVID